Below is a window of Cyanobacteriota bacterium DNA.
AAATGCAGGATTGGACGAAAATAGTAGAGCTCATAGTTTAAGTGAGGAAGATCTTAACAAATTAAGAGATCTAATCAAGAACATTCAAGTAGAGGGTGATTTACGTAGAGAAGTTGGACTTAGTCTTAAACGTCTTATTGAAATCAATTGCTTTAGAGGTCAAAGACATAGACGCGGGCTACCATGTCGTGGACAAAGAACTAAAACAAACGCTCGTACCCGTAGAGGCAAGAAACGTATTGCTGTAGCAGGTAAAAAAGTAGCAGGTAAGAAATAATAGGATAATTTTATGGCACAACCAATAAAGACAAAAGTTAAAGGCAAGAAAAAAGCAAAGAAAAATATCGTTAACGGTATTGCTCATATTAGTTCTACCTTCAATAACACCATTATTACAATC
It encodes the following:
- the rpsM gene encoding 30S ribosomal protein S13, giving the protein MARLAGIDLPNKRIVIALTYIYGIGLGTSKKLIANAGLDENSRAHSLSEEDLNKLRDLIKNIQVEGDLRREVGLSLKRLIEINCFRGQRHRRGLPCRGQRTKTNARTRRGKKRIAVAGKKVAGKK